The DNA window ttaaattgacaatATTAACTGTAACACGGTAAAaattttgaaattgttgcacgttgcatttatatttttattaaattgCTATTCTCATTAAAAGTGTCTTGGGGAACAAAATTAAGTAGTTGAATGGAAGTAATGAAATAGGCATTTCTGAACATCGTATAGcctacacagtacaaacacaataTGTCACAGTCGTTTTATGTCTGGATGCAAAAATATGCATTTACATCGATTTCACCTGCTTTATAACTAAACAAACTGGCATTTAATACATGGGTCCACTCAGTCATCGTGTCTAGAATGCAGGAAAATACAGGTCAGTTCAAGAGGATGCTATGTTAAAATGTAGTTCTCTTTATCTTATGTCATTATAAATCATGCAATTATTATATTATCTGAACAATAGTATAGCCTTAATTAATATGCTTGAACTGGACAGTGGTGATGAAATACGAACGCAATAATAGGTGTGTTGGATAAATGACCAGCTCTTGACACGCATCATTAATTCATTCTGAATCaaatttatttgatttaattcTTCATTAGTGTAACCACAATCTTCCGTTGAAATGACAGATGCACTCACAATTGGACACACCAACAGTAGGGACATCTTATTGATCAAATATATGAAATGTGGATTTGGGCTAATTTACCATCTGATAAAAAGGAAACTCCAAATGCATTAGCTAGAATGCTAATACAATATGCTGCTGGTTAATGTAACAGTTAACCCCTGTAAGTCTATACCGTTGTTGGGGGAGGGTTCaaagctgacatatggaattgttttaagatggtcatactatgaataatttagctatttgatccTGAATTTTGACGCTCCTTTAAGTATCAAAAACATATACTCCTACTCTTACGGGTAAAAATAAAAGCTATGCATGAAGCCTCTTTAGTAATAAAATCCCACATACTCAACAGATACTTAGGAGACCTcatgagctgtcctaaccagttaACCCCTGTCCTAACCAGTTAACCCCTTTATTATGCTAAtttaattagcataataaaatgAATGAAACATTTCAGATAAAAGCAGAGTCTATTTAAATATAAAAATGTGGAACTTGAAATTGAATGTCATGGTCAATACACCTGCGTTTTCAGAATTTTGCTGCTATTGTGAACTCCATGGTTTAATTTGAATAATCTGCAAAATCTTCGATGCGATTTTTGATAGCTTTTATGTCAAAGTGATTAAAGGGACACTAGagcgctgagtaccaggccattagcaacTTGACAGCCATAAGCAAGTTTGATAACCTACTAACACTCATCAGCACCGTTCATTTACAGAGCACAGTTTTGGAGTAGCCTAGATACCGTGACTCAACGGttatgtggaatttgactgcaatCCGCCAGTGTGGCGTTAATAAGAACACAGTAACAGCCCAATGTACAGGCGTTACAACCTCTCTCCCATGTGGACATTCAGGTGCATATTCAGATGATGCTggtgggagaacctcttctcacactgggggcagctgtagAATTTCTCTCTTtttgtggaccctctggtgcctcttcaggttgcAAGCCTGGGCGAAGCGCAtttgacactgggtacagctgtagggtttctcccctgtgtggaccctctggtgaaTCTCAACCTTCTGGGGGCtgctgaagcctttgttacagaacatgcagaggaaccgtttCTCTTTACTATTGCCTGATGTGGCTCTCCCTCTTCGAGACTGGGATCTAGCACTGTCGtttgagttcaatacctgatCAAAAAGGACATGGACGTGTGAATCAGAAGGTGCCATAGTCGTGGACACTGAGTCGCGAACCCTAAGCGCGTGTAAAGGGGAGTGGGTTGCAAAGTTTGTATTTGTCTCTAAACTTTCCCTGTAATCCCAGAAGTCACTGGTGTTGACCTGCGAGTGTCCTTCTCCTAAATTAGACTCTGCATTCCATGTCAGAGGAACTTCACCCTCCACTTTCACCTCATCTACGACCAGACCCTCCCCTTTCTTATCTAGGCACCCTTCAGAGTATACCCTACTACTGTACTGGTTCCAGTCTCCTCTCATTGGATTAGTCTGTGCATCTAAACCCACAGGCATGACACCAGGTATCATCTCTGTCTCCGTAGCGTATGAACAGGACGGATCATTGCCAGTCAGTAACGAGTCACCTAAATCCCGATGGGACAGAACCGTCCTCGGGCTCGGGTTACTATAAAGTAAATACTCTGAGCGGGGAGCAGGAGGATAGCCCAGTTGCCTCAGCCCCGTTATAGTCTCTGTCTTGAGGATGGCGTTCGGCGTTCCACTGACCTCCATGATGCTGTGTCTGGTCCTGGGCAGtgttggggtggtggtggggtcttCTGTGGCTACAGGGTGCGCTCCAGCTGCtccagtctggatgtctctgctgtGCCGTGGGTCCTCTCCTTCAGACCTCTCCTGCTTCACCCCAAGACCTGCAGCCTCTGCATCTGTAGACTGACACAAGAAGAGATGAGGTTATTACCGGCACAAGAGTTGAATTGGACAACAATGTTGTTGGGAAGTCTAACAAGTTCCACTATggcagatacagtggggcaaaaaagtatttagtcagccaccaattgtgcaagttctcccacttaaaaagatgaggcctgtaattttcatcataggtacacttcaactatgacagacaaaatgagaaaaaaaatccagaaaatcacattgtaggatttttaatgaatttatttgcaaattatggtggaaaataagtatttggtcacctacaaacgagcaagatttctggctctcacagacctgtaacttcttctttaagagactcctctgtccttcactcgttacctgtattaatggcacctgtttgaacttgttattagtataaaagacacctgtccacaacctcaaacagtcacactccaaactccactatggccaagaccaaagagctgtcaaaggacaccagaaacaaaattgtagacctgcaccaggctgggaagactgaatctgcaataggtaagcagcttggtttgaagaaatcaactgtgggagcaattattaggacatggaagacatacaagaccactgataatctccctcgatctggggctccatgcaagatctcaccccgtggggtcaaaatgatcacaagaacggtgagcaaaaatcccagaaccacacggggggacctagtgaatgacctgcagagagctgggaccaaagtaacaaagcctaccatcagtaacacactacgccgccagagactcaaatcctgcaatgccagacgtgtccccctgcttaagccagtacatgtccaggcccgtctgaagtttgctagagagcatttggatgatccagaagaagattgggagaatgtcatatggtcagatgaaaccaaaatataactttttggtaaaaactcaactcgtcgtgtttggaggacaaagaatgctgagttgcatccaaagaccaccatacctactgtgaagcatgggggtggaaacatcatgctttggggctgtttttctgcaaagggaccaggacgactgatccgtgtaaaggaaagaatgaacggggccatgtatcgtgagattttgagtgaaaacctccttccatcagcaagggcattgaagatgaaacgtggctgggtctttcagcatgacaatgatcccaaacacaccgcccgggcaacaaaggagttgcttcgtaagaagcatttcaaggtcctggagtggcctagccagtctccagatctcaaccccatagaaaatctttggagggagttgaaagtccgtgttgcccagcaacagccccaaaacatcactgctgtagaggagatctgcatggaggaatgggccaaaataccagcaacagtgtgtgaaaaccttgtgaagacttacagaaaacgtttgacctctgtctgtCATTgctaacaaagggtatataacaaagttattgagtatttggtcaataacaaaagtttattttccaccataatttgcaaataaattcataaaaaatactacaatgtgattttctggatttttttctctcatttcgtctgtcatagttgaagtgtacctatgatgaaaattacaggcctctcatctttttaagtgggagaacttgcacaattggtggctgactaaatacttttttgccccactgtacatgaagATGTACAAGTAAGCAAATAAATAGCTGAGGGGAGACTTCCTGAAATAAAACGGGCCACATTAGATGTACTGTAATTTATATGTTACACTATGACACTAACCTCTATCACCATAACgtgctgggttgaggttccactcccctcatcaacagtgattggttggtcatctctccatgtattgtCTCTCGctggcttcacaaagctcctgtggcctccagtgagatgtccttcacctgagagAGTGGTTGGGGGAAAATATCAATGCTCAACACTATATTGTAAAGTATTTGACACGGTCTACAATTGGCAAGTATATAAGGTAACACGTCACATAACAAGTCACATGTAAGGTAACAAGTCACAAAACTATTCATAGATCGACTGATTATGTTCCATTCATCATTTTGTTTTTAATGAGTAAGTGATCGTAAATGCACTAAGTCAAAAATATTATATTGTGTCTTTGTGCAAGATTGTGAAGTAATCAGTGGAATTATTGAATACAATCCATGTATGGATTGAAGGTAGaagcagaagtgtttattagtttactccaattgggggatcggcggAAGGGtttaataataaaggtatattctttaaaaaagtatgtatgtctatataggtatgtgtatgtatatatgtgtatatgtatgcatgcgtgtatggatatatatttacccaaaaaatatgggggattggaaatgatgcagacaattacaatgGAAGCAACATTCtatccgcaatattaagctgatccaccctcaaaaaaaaacaaaaacaaatatacaATCCAAAAACTGACCTAGACCCAACTCTGCTTAACACATGCGCAGAAGGGAACGGGCCTTCTgcaaaatgtacctcttgccattcctctgtatcggtcgaggatcttgacattactgggacgactggcgaggacgcgctctcgtattgtcctctctgcgcgctcccgtgccaccttcagttccagtagctgtagtttcctccgcaataccctgttttctttctggctttgagttatttccaaacgaaacactgcatagtcgtcgtctatgagtttacagatctctgccacggctgcattcgctagcacctccataacggaggctatttgagtgtgaaaaaccattaCGTTACAGTTAGCCATTCTTAGCGGCTAGATAGTTAGCATTACCTAGATAACATCTATCAACCAAGTCCTGTCTTCAACGCGAATTAAACACTACCCTGGGGTAAGTGTGTGATATTTTCAGTTCCAGGGTGTTAATAAACGTCTAAATAACAACAAAACGTTAACGTCGAAACTGTTACTGGGCACGATTCACTTCCGTTTACTACTTCTTTGTGTGAATTTCCGGCAGACAAGACGATGTGTTGCCCATTGCTGCCTTTCACAGGTCGGGAATGCGGATTGCGCATTTTGGTCACAAAAAAGTTCAATAGTAATGGACcaaccctgtacctatacactatCCCCGAAAACCACCacccatcccactactttggcCCCAAGAGATCCTACATCAGTCCTGGGAAGATGGAACTCCTCCTCTCAAAACTCCCTGTAGATCTTCTGCACTAAAATCTCTCACCCTAATATTTCTCTGCTGCTGCAACTATCACGTCTATCTTCTATTATTTCTGCTCCATCAGTGCAGTTGATTACCATGGCTATAAAAGCAAGAAATCCAACCTTAGTAAAACTCCTCTCTGGATTTCTCTCTTCAGGCCTATTCACTGGGTGGCTCCTAGTCGAATCCCTCGCCCTTGGGCTATTGAAGTGTTATGGGTTCTAGGTGAGCAACGATTAGCAGCCAGAAAGTAGGCAGAGTGCCCATTAAGCttgaataactgggcctgcttGGAGCATATGTGGTCACATTATTATAGGATgacttgggagaatgatgatcCACAATAGAGGCTGGCATTGCAGAGGTGGCACATTTCAACATCTCTGCTCTCCACATCACTCAAGTGTTGGCAGTCTGCGCTGGCCAAGTGATGGCTGCATTGGTCATGATGCAGACCCACCTCTGGCTCTCCATGACTTCCATCCAGGAAACAGAAAAGACCCCTTTGCTCAATGCACCCATCTCTGAAAAGGGCCTCTTCGGAGAAACCATGAGAAAGACAACGGGGCGTCTCGTGAAGTTAGGGTAGGAAAAGAAGCAGCTGCCTCTTTCCTGTGGTGCGTCGGCTCCCAAACAGCCGACCTCCGCCTTCTTCATGCCCGGGAGCAGCAGCTCGTGGCCAAAAGCTTGGCGAGCGGCTCCAAGAAACTCCTAGCCCCCCTGTGGAAGCCCCAGTTGCCCCAAAAGCGCTGCCGGACCCCCAGCAGCCTTTCTTGAAGCCTAGATGAGTGCCTGCACCAACCTGTCAGAACGCTTTCGGAAGCGCCACCGAACCTGATTGGCGGAAAAGTGACCTGAATAAAAACCTTTTAATAAAAGAGAGAAACCGACAACTTGTCTATTTCCCCGTTGTGGACACTCCCATGTCTGATAAGGCTACTCAGGAAGAAAAAGCTTGGTCAAATAGTTTGCGCAAGCGAATCGGTTCCCACACGTAGGGCAAGAGTACGACTTGTCGCCATTCGTCCTAATGCTCGTCCTCCCATGTTGTGACCCAATGACAGTGGAGGAGGTAGTAGCACGTGCCACCACCCTCAGGTGATTCGTTTTTGACCTCAAGCCATTGTTTGGGTGTTGTTGGGATTGTGTGCTGTTTTATAGGCTAGGTAACTCTTGTGGTGAATGCCCATCCTGGCCCATCTGTATGCTAGACCCAGGACACTGCTTTCTATGAATCCAGTCACCAGGCATTAGATGATATCGAGAGGGAGAAGACAGACTTCCTGTTAGACTCCCAACAGGGGGGTCTCCCACCTCACTCTGTGAAGGCTGAAGACCAGGGTGACCTGCTCTCTATCTGCCCCAGGACCGGTTCATCCCTGCACTGAGACTGTGAAGATTAGGGTCTGGGCTGGTGACTCTGTCTGACCACCAGGATTGAGGTTGTTCAGTCCACaggttgtggtggtgtctctGTCCCACGCGGTTGGGTCCTGGTTATGACTCGGGAAAGAAAAGCGATTGCTACTGATCCATGGTTCTGATCCGGGGCCAGGGTTTGTGACCAGCCAACTCAGAGGTCCTGTCTCTCCCACCAGTAACACTAGATACCAGCAGGTCTTCATGAACTGCAGACTTCAAACAAATATTGTACAGAAAAGCATACAGGTTTATAGAGGTGACTCCTTGCTGTACACACAGAAACATTACTTTATAAAATGTTAACCAGTCAAGCCCATCTCTAACACTGTGATCCAGGTACCTAACAATGTGGAGCCATTGGAgtttattatttaaaaatatcCATGTGTGTTGATTCAATAAATAAGTATAATGTTTTGGTTAGACTGAGATAAAGGAAACTCAGTCCCTGCAATGATACAAAAATAACCAAGTCAGTTAGCACAGAGTcaattttgtatttaatttaattaaaatGGTCATACCATCACATAGTGAAGTACAGAATGTTTACTGCACAAAACGATAAGTGACAAGTAGGATAACTTTTCTCACTATGGTAACACACTACCTTTTCTGTAAATCTGCCACCCTtgctttgatttaaaaaaatattttagaatacTTTGGAAAAGGTTCATAACATTAAAAAGGCTTCACTATTTTATGTCAAGTAAACATGAATTAAGGCACTATCTTATCTTACTATAAAACACCAGCATCAACCTAAAGGGAATTAGTCCACTCTTCATCAGTGAAGCATTTTTACAGATACCATCACACCAACCATCACCATATCATCTACTCTGCCTCATCATACTCATTCTTTTCTCAGTTCCCTAAACATTCAAAACCAACATAATTAATTACAAACAAACTAACTAGCACTATGTTACATGTCACTATACTCTATACATGGGCCATGTGCATTTTCTGCTGATGTATCCTGAGATAGCTCCTTTCTGAGAACCTCTTCCCACAGTGTGTACAGGCGAACGGCCTCTCTCCCGTGTGCATCTTCAGTTGGTGCTTGTgagagaacctcttctcacactgggggcagTTGTAggatttctcccctgtgtggatcctctggtgcctcttcagctTGGACGAGTGGGAGAAACTAGCCCAGCACAGGTGGCAGCCGAACGGTTTCTCCTCCGTGTGCATCCTCTGGTGGATCGTTCTTGCTGCATACGAACCTGGCCTCCCCGTCCCCGCAGACCAAATCTACACCTCGCACTGGTCTCATCCATTCTCTTGTCATGGAGACTAAATttggttgttgttttgtgttccactgtctgtttctGGTTAACAGTGTTCTTCCCCAGGCCAGAGTTGAAGACGCTGTCCCATCCACTGACCTCCACTATTTTATCTCTGGTCCAGGCCTGCTCATTGATGTTGTCCCATGGGCCCTTGGCTGCACCGGTCTGGGTTTGGGTATCCAAGATGGccacccagtctcctctgttagCCTCCAGCCACCCCCTGCAGGAAGACTTTAGACTTTGAAAGTATTGCAGAGAAAActacatgttttttttgtaaatgaaCTGCTCAAGTCCATACATTGTGTTTTTGTAAGCAAACATAAGTTGctgtaggctatatgtatttcTCCCTTAACTTGCTCTcccatctttagtccactcagTAGATCAATACTCTCGTGTCAGGGCCCGTGTTCACAAAGTCTCTccaaagtaggagtgctgatctaggatcagttttcccTTTCAGATAACAATAAATAAGACCATGTAAACAGGTGGGGACTTGAGACTGTGTGGATATGAGCCCAGGTCTTGGATTAATTTTGTCTTAAGTGTGGGACAATGCCTTTGAATTATCAAACAATTAAATGGTGTATAGTACTCACAGCGATCCCTCATTGCCCAATCAGAAGATGCTCATATCAGATTTCGTGatccaacatcctctcactctgtatctcttacagtcagtagCCATGGAGGATGGGAAGTCTGATCTGTTGTTGGTCAAAGAGGAGACAATAGAAGATGGACAAGAGAGCATTGATCTActgagtggactaaagatgggggagcaagttaagggagaaatacatatagcctacagCAACTTACACTGAGGGGACCATGGTCATGGAGGACAACCAGACTACACCTCCTCCTGAACCCACAGAGAAACCAGctgagcagcacaggaccacacacagtctcactgaggtGAGCCCACTGAACTACTGTCTGAATACCATTCAGGAGGTGTAGTCTGGTTGTCCTCCATGACCATGGTCCCCTCAGTGTAAGTTGctgtaggctatatgtatttcTCCCTTAACTTTCtcccccatctttagtccactcagTAGATCAATGCTCTCTTGTCCATCTTCTATTGTCTCCTCTTTGACCAGCAACAGATCAGACTTCCCACAAATCTGACTAACTATATTGACATGTACAGTAGGTGTTTGTTAGTGTGGGTATGTGTAGTTATATTTATTAGGTGTATATTGGTTATAAAGCATGAGATCAGATGTGATGTATATTAAAGAGTCAATGAAAGTCTTAAAATTAAAAGTTCAATTTtgtgtttattaaacatgaaCAAGTTTTAAATACACCATATGAAAACTACACAAACTAACTTCTCATTAAAAGTGTCTTGGCAAAAATTCAGTAGTGGAATGAAAGTAATGAAATAAGCATTTGTGAACATCATATAGCCTACACAGTACAAACAAAATATGTAACAGACTTTTTACGCCTTATAAATCACAGAATGTCTGGATGCAAAATTTTATTCAGGAATATTCAACACTGAAATCTGTTACTCATTATTCCAAatgcatctgtggatcttttctACTAACAACCAACGAAAATTAATCTTTGTTTTTAATGCAGGGTTTGTCTAAACGTCAAAAGCGATTGAGTGGAATGTTTACTTTCTATGTTATAGTGGAATgatttttctgctggtgtatcctgaggtagctcctTTCTGAGAACCTCTTCCTGCAGTGTGTACAGGCGAATGGCCTCTCTcccgtgtggaccttcaggtgcatcttcaggTTTCCAGACTGAGCGAAACGCATGTGacactgggggcagctgtagggtttctcccctgtgtggaccctctgatGCCGCTTCAAGTTGCCAGCCTCAGCAAATcgcatgtgacactgggtacagctgaagggtttctcccctgtgtggaccctctggtggatctccaccttctggaggcagc is part of the Oncorhynchus clarkii lewisi isolate Uvic-CL-2024 chromosome 10, UVic_Ocla_1.0, whole genome shotgun sequence genome and encodes:
- the LOC139419704 gene encoding uncharacterized protein — protein: MANCNVMVFHTQIASVMEVLANAAVAEICKLIDDDYAVFRLEITQSQKENRVLRRKLQLLELKVARERAERTIRERVLASRPSNVKILDRYRGMARGEGHLTGGHRSFVKPARDNTWRDDQPITVDEGSGTSTQHVMVIESTDAEAAGLGVKQERSEGEDPRHSRDIQTGAAGAHPVATEDPTTTPTLPRTRHSIMEVSGTPNAILKTETITGLRQLGYPPAPRSEYLLYSNPSPRTVLSHRDLGDSLLTGNDPSCSYATETEMIPGVMPVGLDAQTNPMRGDWNQYSSRVYSEGCLDKKGEGLVVDEVKVEGEVPLTWNAESNLGEGHSQVNTSDFWDYRESLETNTNFATHSPLHALRVRDSVSTTMAPSDSHVHVLFDQVLNSNDSARSQSRRGRATSGNSKEKRFLCMFCNKGFSSPQKVEIHQRVHTGEKPYSCTQCQMRFAQACNLKRHQRVHKKREILQLPPV